The proteins below are encoded in one region of Brachyspira hampsonii:
- a CDS encoding phospholipase D-like domain-containing protein, translated as MVFYTLTIIFFLYVVSIAIKMLLENRPPYSFIAWLTVLVFLPYIGVIFYIFLGMDWKKSKKKISAKLPEDMIKNYFSSLLKEQIKILDNMQGNYSKNINLVKLAIKSGYSPITVQNEVYVFDEGDKLFDAIIQDLKLAEKTIHMEYFIWRSDKLGNRIKDVLIKKAKEGVEIRLIFDGVGSLKRISRKYRRELKANGIKFLYYHDPFSILWTRFVNYRNHRKIVVVDGVVAYMGGMNLGQEYIDGGKHFNSWKDVHMRIVGDSCNLIQNVFVCDWYNAGGRDLEIYNIEEYKHKHFKKIKYADKDLNEEKVSIIRKDLFPQSFTDKFLPVQIITSGADSKWDSIQKVYSKMIEEAKESIYIESPYFVPDDGFLRTLENAALSEVDVNLMITGKPDKLIPWWVAQTYFEPLLNAGVNIYLYEKGFLHSKFCVMDGRIVSCGTCNMDIRSFYLHYEMNAVIYDIDIAKKFEDIFKKDILNSHKVTIEEYSKQSMLVRLRNSACRIIAPVL; from the coding sequence ATGGTATTTTATACATTAACTATTATATTTTTCTTGTATGTGGTCTCTATAGCTATAAAAATGCTTCTTGAAAATAGACCTCCATACTCATTTATAGCTTGGCTAACCGTTTTAGTATTTCTGCCTTATATTGGAGTAATATTCTATATATTTCTTGGTATGGATTGGAAAAAATCAAAAAAGAAAATTTCTGCTAAACTTCCTGAAGATATGATAAAAAATTATTTTTCTTCGCTTCTGAAAGAACAAATAAAAATACTTGACAATATGCAGGGCAATTACAGCAAAAATATAAATTTAGTTAAGCTTGCAATAAAAAGCGGCTACTCTCCTATAACAGTTCAAAATGAAGTTTATGTCTTTGATGAAGGAGATAAACTTTTTGATGCCATAATTCAGGATTTGAAATTGGCAGAAAAAACGATACACATGGAATATTTTATATGGAGAAGCGATAAGCTTGGAAATAGAATAAAAGATGTTCTAATAAAAAAAGCAAAAGAAGGAGTTGAAATTAGACTTATATTCGACGGTGTAGGATCATTAAAAAGAATAAGCAGAAAATACAGAAGAGAGTTAAAAGCAAATGGTATAAAATTTTTATATTATCATGATCCTTTTTCTATATTATGGACTAGATTTGTTAATTATAGAAATCATAGAAAAATCGTTGTAGTTGATGGCGTAGTAGCTTATATGGGCGGAATGAATCTAGGGCAGGAATATATAGACGGAGGAAAACATTTTAATTCTTGGAAAGATGTTCATATGAGAATAGTAGGAGATTCATGCAATCTCATACAGAATGTTTTTGTATGTGATTGGTATAATGCCGGAGGAAGAGACTTAGAAATCTATAATATAGAAGAATATAAACATAAACACTTCAAAAAAATAAAATATGCTGATAAAGATTTAAACGAAGAAAAAGTCTCAATTATAAGAAAAGATCTATTTCCGCAATCATTTACTGATAAATTTCTTCCTGTTCAAATAATAACTTCAGGAGCAGACTCAAAGTGGGACAGCATACAGAAAGTCTACTCCAAAATGATAGAAGAGGCTAAAGAAAGTATTTATATAGAAAGTCCTTATTTTGTACCTGATGACGGTTTTTTAAGAACTTTAGAAAATGCGGCATTATCTGAAGTAGATGTAAATCTTATGATAACAGGAAAGCCTGATAAATTAATTCCTTGGTGGGTGGCTCAGACATATTTTGAACCTTTGCTCAATGCTGGAGTAAACATTTATTTATATGAAAAAGGTTTTCTGCATAGTAAATTCTGTGTTATGGATGGAAGAATAGTATCATGCGGTACTTGTAATATGGATATAAGAAGTTTTTATTTACATTATGAAATGAATGCAGTTATATATGATATTGATATTGCTAAAAAATTTGAGGATATATTTAAAAAAGATATACTTAATTCTCATAAAGTAACTATAGAGGAGTATTCCAAACAGTCAATGCTTGTAAGACTTAGAAATTCAGCTTGCAGAATTATAGCTCCTGTATTATAA
- the nusA gene encoding transcription termination factor NusA, which produces MFENVGTYLQQLSDEKDISVELLKEVIASTMELALKKKYGDDIKFHIHFDNKNNPTVYKGASVVEEVRNKNKEISLEDAKKLDQDINLGDEVLILVDQVEAFGRIESTVARTAFFQKISELEKNIIYNEFKRRENQLVNGYFQREHRGTIYINLGKTEGELQKKDQSPREHYTSGDRIRAYIYKVQGGKDEKGKEIPTKILLTRTKPDFIKKLFELEIPEIADGTIEIKNVVRQPGLKIKVAVSSNKPEVDPIGACIGQKGIRIQSIIKEIEGEKIDVVKWSKDIREYIAEAITPAKPIRIIITDPEKKEAMIIIPDEQLSLALGKSGYNVKLASQLTGYYFDIKTETDIKENPELLKDIVPLNQIFSDNTEEIESADEELENTEVFESNLYSLQGINEAIIKTLIDNNINSIEELYNMSAEDIIEKTNLEKEIVDNLMLVMKDVVEVVEASDDEYETTSEEVVEEIEVYECPNCGSSITEDMTKCPKCGIELSFE; this is translated from the coding sequence ATGTTTGAAAATGTTGGAACTTATTTACAGCAGCTTTCTGATGAAAAAGATATTAGTGTAGAGCTTTTGAAAGAGGTTATAGCATCTACTATGGAATTAGCTTTGAAGAAAAAATATGGCGATGATATAAAATTTCATATTCATTTTGACAATAAGAATAATCCTACTGTATATAAAGGTGCCAGCGTTGTAGAAGAAGTTAGAAATAAAAATAAAGAAATATCTTTGGAAGATGCTAAGAAATTAGATCAGGATATTAATTTGGGTGATGAGGTATTAATACTTGTAGATCAGGTTGAAGCATTTGGAAGAATAGAGAGTACAGTAGCTAGAACAGCATTTTTTCAAAAAATTTCTGAATTAGAAAAAAATATTATATACAATGAATTTAAAAGAAGAGAAAATCAGCTTGTAAACGGATATTTTCAGAGAGAACATAGAGGAACTATTTATATAAATTTAGGAAAAACAGAAGGTGAATTACAGAAAAAAGATCAGTCTCCTAGAGAACATTATACATCAGGCGATAGAATAAGAGCCTATATATATAAAGTACAGGGCGGTAAAGATGAAAAAGGCAAGGAAATACCTACTAAAATACTGCTTACTAGAACAAAACCTGATTTTATCAAAAAATTATTTGAACTTGAAATACCAGAGATAGCTGATGGTACTATAGAGATTAAAAATGTAGTAAGGCAGCCGGGTTTAAAAATAAAAGTTGCTGTTTCTTCTAATAAGCCTGAAGTAGATCCTATAGGAGCTTGTATAGGTCAGAAAGGTATTCGTATACAGTCTATTATTAAAGAAATAGAAGGTGAAAAGATAGATGTTGTAAAATGGTCTAAGGACATAAGAGAATATATTGCTGAGGCTATAACTCCTGCTAAGCCAATACGAATTATTATTACGGATCCTGAAAAAAAGGAAGCTATGATTATTATACCAGATGAGCAGCTTTCTTTAGCATTGGGAAAAAGCGGTTATAATGTGAAATTAGCTTCTCAGCTTACAGGATATTATTTTGATATAAAAACTGAAACAGATATAAAAGAAAATCCGGAATTATTAAAAGATATAGTTCCTCTAAATCAAATATTCTCAGATAATACAGAAGAAATTGAGTCTGCTGATGAAGAATTAGAAAATACTGAAGTATTTGAAAGTAATTTGTATTCATTGCAGGGCATTAATGAAGCAATTATAAAAACGCTTATAGATAATAATATCAATTCTATAGAAGAATTATATAATATGTCGGCTGAAGACATTATAGAAAAAACTAATCTTGAAAAAGAAATTGTAGATAATTTAATGCTTGTAATGAAAGATGTTGTTGAGGTTGTAGAGGCTTCAGATGATGAATATGAAACTACTTCCGAAGAGGTTGTTGAGGAAATTGAAGTTTATGAATGCCCTAATTGCGGATCAAGTATTACAGAAGATATGACTAAATGTCCTAAATGCGGAATTGAGCTTTCTTTTGAATAA
- a CDS encoding methyl-accepting chemotaxis protein, producing MKNKLMIKFLAPFIIFLLILFIGIYILYKPLYKSRFLREKNLQSLEAKTRTEGYVEGLKNTIYVMDAYLSSNPNWVEFGNFITNVQKLNEGYLNVYFGNTTPYPQGGVFINTLEVYPLTYDQTSRDWYKDSVATNNIMISDPYIDFAVNKLTITFAKAVYTNGALKGVCAIDFANINTISESIKKNFEDEIYIVSDNGIFMTHDNKDYILNETNNLFTYPIFADFKNNLSSHIGDLDIIDNEWYTIKKTDNAPWILVFKGSAEMFYSQFRFLMISLFLCILFLIILEFLLVARIVIPLSNNLYHAITVMTLMQDGRFDSQFDDKDLKRKDVAGVLANSINDMQNIMHTIVSELKENISLINNSSEKISMGIDNLSDRTSSQAAAVEEITSSVENLLSAISNTSKNSYNAKNMSSKVTESTQNGVAAVNEISNNMNEISESSKEISNITKLIQSIAFQTNILALNAAVEAARAGEQGRGFAVVASEIRSLAQNVNEAAGNITNIIENTVSKIEIGDESVKRSLDILVEIENSAKEVSDILVNIYESTSEEEESVRQINTSMNELNKITQENAELVNDSSLLGKDVVNGTNNLYSELEYFKLDNNFK from the coding sequence ATGAAAAATAAATTAATGATAAAGTTCTTAGCTCCTTTCATAATATTTCTTTTGATTTTATTTATAGGTATATATATTCTTTATAAGCCCTTATATAAATCCAGATTTTTAAGAGAGAAGAATCTTCAATCATTAGAGGCAAAGACTAGAACGGAAGGTTATGTTGAAGGATTGAAAAATACTATTTATGTTATGGATGCATATTTATCATCTAATCCTAATTGGGTGGAGTTTGGTAATTTTATAACTAATGTTCAGAAACTTAATGAAGGGTATTTGAATGTATATTTTGGAAATACTACTCCATATCCTCAAGGCGGAGTTTTTATTAATACATTAGAAGTTTATCCGCTTACTTATGATCAAACTTCAAGAGATTGGTATAAAGATTCTGTTGCAACTAATAATATAATGATTAGCGATCCTTATATAGATTTTGCAGTAAATAAACTTACTATTACATTTGCAAAGGCTGTTTATACTAATGGGGCTTTAAAAGGTGTATGTGCTATAGATTTTGCTAATATAAATACTATATCTGAGAGTATAAAGAAAAATTTTGAAGATGAAATTTATATAGTTTCAGATAATGGTATTTTTATGACGCATGACAATAAAGATTATATATTAAATGAAACTAATAATTTATTTACATATCCTATATTTGCTGATTTTAAAAATAATTTATCATCGCATATAGGGGATTTAGATATAATAGATAATGAATGGTATACTATTAAAAAAACAGATAATGCTCCTTGGATATTAGTATTCAAAGGAAGTGCTGAAATGTTTTATTCTCAATTTAGGTTTCTTATGATAAGTTTGTTTCTATGTATATTATTTCTTATAATTTTAGAATTTCTTTTAGTTGCTAGAATAGTAATACCATTATCAAATAATCTATATCATGCTATTACAGTAATGACATTAATGCAAGATGGAAGATTTGACAGTCAATTTGATGATAAAGATTTAAAAAGAAAAGATGTTGCCGGCGTTTTGGCAAATTCAATCAATGATATGCAGAATATAATGCATACTATTGTTTCTGAATTAAAAGAAAATATATCATTAATTAACAATTCATCAGAAAAAATATCAATGGGCATAGATAATTTATCAGACAGAACATCTTCTCAAGCTGCGGCTGTTGAAGAAATAACTAGTTCTGTAGAAAACCTGCTTTCAGCCATTTCTAATACTTCAAAAAACTCTTATAATGCTAAGAATATGAGTTCTAAAGTTACTGAATCCACTCAAAATGGAGTAGCGGCAGTTAATGAAATATCAAATAATATGAATGAAATTTCAGAATCTAGTAAGGAAATATCAAATATTACAAAACTAATACAATCAATAGCTTTCCAAACTAATATATTAGCACTTAATGCAGCAGTAGAGGCGGCTCGTGCTGGTGAACAGGGAAGAGGATTTGCTGTAGTAGCTTCAGAAATAAGAAGTTTAGCTCAAAATGTTAATGAAGCTGCCGGCAATATTACAAATATTATAGAAAATACTGTATCTAAAATAGAGATTGGTGATGAATCTGTAAAAAGATCTTTGGATATACTTGTGGAAATAGAAAATTCCGCCAAAGAAGTTTCTGATATACTAGTCAATATATATGAATCTACATCAGAAGAAGAAGAGAGTGTAAGACAGATTAATACATCTATGAATGAATTAAATAAAATCACTCAGGAAAATGCTGAATTAGTTAATGACAGTTCATTGCTCGGAAAAGATGTTGTAAATGGAACTAATAATTTATATTCTGAATTAGAATATTTTAAATTAGACAATAATTTTAAATAA
- a CDS encoding ribosome assembly cofactor RimP — translation MNKKTKPQKQKEYGREPKKKKFKKEKSIKKIDNNIIDEAVLFNGIKDVLEENNIYLLDLKVRAISDNKKVYAVIFKNKESVSHTHCIETTRRIQDCIKANGYDEGDYTITVSSAGFRWKFNDRYELFEDMPIKIKYKSGDEFITAYAMLKKVEDDCIIITVTDEDNVINEKNIKILKKDIIKARLNC, via the coding sequence ATGAATAAAAAAACTAAACCTCAGAAACAAAAAGAATACGGCAGAGAACCTAAAAAAAAGAAATTTAAAAAAGAGAAATCAATTAAGAAAATAGATAATAATATAATAGATGAAGCTGTATTGTTTAATGGTATAAAAGATGTTTTAGAGGAAAATAATATATATCTTCTTGATTTGAAGGTAAGAGCTATTTCTGATAATAAAAAAGTATATGCTGTTATCTTTAAGAATAAAGAAAGTGTATCTCATACTCATTGTATAGAAACTACAAGAAGGATTCAGGATTGCATAAAGGCTAATGGTTATGATGAGGGAGATTATACTATAACAGTTTCTTCTGCGGGGTTCAGATGGAAGTTTAATGACAGATATGAATTATTTGAAGATATGCCTATAAAAATAAAATATAAAAGCGGCGATGAGTTTATTACTGCTTATGCAATGCTGAAAAAGGTTGAAGATGACTGTATTATAATAACTGTAACTGATGAAGATAATGTTATTAATGAAAAAAATATAAAAATATTAAAAAAAGATATCATAAAAGCAAGATTAAATTGTTAA
- the purB gene encoding adenylosuccinate lyase, whose amino-acid sequence MIKRYTRKEMGELWSLQNEFQVMLDVEIAACEAMAEIGEIPHEAVKNIKEKATFTVERIAEIEKETNHDIISFVTAVQENVGEGGQYIHKGLTSSDVKDTALAVMMKRSAEIILDDLKRLSEVLLRRAKEHKYTPCIGRTHGIHAEPMTLGLKFILWYDENERNIKRVEEAKKQVSVGKLSGAVGTYSNIDPRIEEIVCKKLGIEADKVSTQIIQRDRHAQYLTTLAIVASSLEKFATEIRNLQRTDIREAEEYFSEKQKGSSAMPHKRNPITCERISGLARIVRGNALASMEDITLWHERDISHSSVERVILPDSTIAVDYAINKFIDIVDKLLIYPEAMKANIEKTGGLIFSQRILISLVNKGIDRDNAYRWVQRNAMKRWLNNEDFRENVHKDEDITKYLSSQEIDDCFDYAYYLRNIDVIMKRFGI is encoded by the coding sequence ATGATAAAAAGATATACTAGAAAAGAAATGGGAGAACTTTGGAGCTTACAAAATGAGTTTCAGGTTATGCTTGATGTTGAAATTGCTGCTTGTGAGGCTATGGCTGAAATAGGAGAGATTCCTCATGAGGCAGTAAAAAATATTAAAGAAAAAGCAACTTTTACAGTAGAGAGAATTGCCGAAATAGAAAAAGAAACTAATCATGATATAATTTCATTTGTAACTGCCGTTCAGGAAAATGTAGGAGAAGGAGGACAGTATATACATAAAGGTTTAACTTCAAGCGATGTTAAAGATACTGCATTGGCTGTAATGATGAAAAGATCTGCTGAGATAATACTTGATGATTTGAAAAGATTATCAGAGGTTTTATTAAGAAGAGCAAAAGAACATAAATATACTCCTTGTATAGGAAGAACACATGGTATACATGCTGAGCCTATGACATTAGGATTAAAATTTATATTATGGTATGATGAAAATGAAAGAAATATAAAAAGGGTAGAGGAAGCTAAAAAACAGGTTTCTGTAGGTAAACTATCAGGAGCAGTAGGTACTTATAGTAATATTGATCCTAGAATAGAAGAGATTGTTTGTAAAAAGCTAGGAATAGAAGCTGATAAAGTCTCTACTCAGATAATTCAAAGAGATAGGCATGCACAGTACCTTACTACATTGGCAATAGTGGCTAGTTCATTAGAAAAATTTGCTACAGAAATCAGAAATTTGCAGAGAACAGATATAAGAGAAGCAGAGGAATATTTCAGCGAAAAACAAAAAGGTTCATCAGCCATGCCTCATAAAAGAAATCCTATAACTTGCGAGAGAATATCTGGACTAGCAAGAATTGTAAGAGGTAATGCATTGGCTTCTATGGAAGACATTACACTTTGGCATGAAAGAGATATAAGCCATTCATCTGTAGAACGTGTTATACTTCCAGATTCTACTATTGCCGTTGATTATGCTATTAATAAATTTATTGATATAGTAGATAAACTTTTAATATATCCAGAGGCTATGAAGGCTAATATTGAAAAAACAGGCGGTTTGATATTCAGTCAAAGAATATTGATAAGTTTAGTTAATAAAGGCATTGACAGAGATAATGCCTATAGATGGGTGCAGAGAAATGCAATGAAAAGATGGCTAAATAATGAAGACTTCAGAGAGAATGTCCATAAAGATGAAGATATTACAAAATATTTAAGCTCGCAGGAAATTGATGACTGCTTTGATTATGCATACTATTTAAGAAATATTGATGTTATAATGAAAAGGTTTGGAATATAA
- a CDS encoding threonine aldolase family protein: MEIYDLRSDTITKPSEEMRKAIYNAECGDDVYMEDPTVNKLQEIACDITGKEKAIFVSSGTMGNLIPMMILGRKTRQVLLEEESHIIHYELGGVSSLADIIPLPVKAERGILTKDIIKDYLKEQPYYMSSVNIVEVENTHNRHGGSVYPIEILKELHDFTKLKNVHLHMDGARVFNASIASKVSVKEIASNTDSITFCLSKGLGAPMGAMICSNKDFIDEAFRIRKLIGGGMRQIGLMAAAGIYALENNIPSLEEDHQKAKKIAKAILDSGMGTLNLENVETNIVIADTEKSSSEILLKLLEKGIKASSFGDYKIRFVTHRDISMAEIDKVCEIIKSLKI; this comes from the coding sequence ATGGAAATTTATGACTTAAGAAGCGATACTATTACAAAACCAAGCGAAGAAATGCGTAAAGCAATATACAATGCAGAATGCGGTGATGATGTTTATATGGAAGATCCTACAGTAAATAAACTTCAGGAAATTGCTTGTGATATAACAGGAAAAGAAAAAGCAATATTCGTTTCAAGCGGTACTATGGGTAATTTAATACCTATGATGATATTAGGAAGAAAAACTAGACAGGTACTTTTAGAAGAAGAGTCTCATATAATACATTATGAACTTGGAGGTGTTTCATCTTTGGCTGATATAATACCATTACCTGTTAAAGCTGAAAGAGGAATATTAACTAAAGATATTATTAAAGATTATTTAAAAGAACAGCCTTATTATATGTCATCTGTTAATATAGTAGAAGTAGAAAATACTCATAACAGACATGGAGGTTCTGTTTATCCTATAGAAATATTAAAAGAATTGCATGATTTCACTAAATTAAAAAATGTTCATCTTCATATGGACGGGGCAAGAGTTTTCAATGCATCTATAGCAAGCAAAGTATCTGTAAAAGAAATAGCTTCAAATACTGATTCAATAACTTTCTGTTTATCTAAAGGCTTAGGTGCTCCTATGGGTGCTATGATATGCTCTAATAAGGATTTTATTGATGAAGCATTTAGAATAAGAAAATTAATAGGAGGTGGAATGAGACAAATAGGACTTATGGCTGCTGCAGGAATATATGCTTTAGAAAATAATATACCGTCATTAGAGGAAGATCATCAAAAAGCAAAAAAAATAGCAAAAGCAATACTTGATTCTGGAATGGGAACTCTTAATTTAGAAAATGTAGAAACTAATATTGTAATAGCAGATACAGAAAAATCATCATCAGAAATATTGCTAAAACTTTTAGAAAAAGGAATCAAAGCAAGTTCTTTTGGTGATTATAAAATAAGATTTGTTACTCATAGAGATATAAGTATGGCTGAAATAGATAAAGTTTGCGAAATCATCAAAAGTTTAAAAATATAA
- the tsaD gene encoding tRNA (adenosine(37)-N6)-threonylcarbamoyltransferase complex transferase subunit TsaD, which produces MKILGIDTSCDDTSAAIVEDGKNVLSSVLSSSIDAHKEFQGVVPEIAARKHLEAILYVIDKALKDADTTLNDIDLFAVTNRPGLLGSLLVGVASAKSLAFSLNKPLLALDHIAAHIYSPHLTNDIEFPYIALVVSGGHTIITEVHDYGEYKVIGTTLDDAVGEAYDKVSKFLNLGYPGGPIIDRLAKEGNKEAIKYPIVLLNGIDEFNFSYSGLKTACVYSTKKYLKEGYEATNENIAAAFQISAIEPLYIKTLKYAEKSGIKRVTLSGGVACNSYLRDRFGNSKDFECYLPALKYTTDNAAMVAGLAYYMKDKQDFADYNLDCFSRVLNKKYNKNKSAK; this is translated from the coding sequence ATGAAAATATTAGGTATAGATACTTCATGCGATGATACTTCTGCGGCTATAGTTGAAGATGGAAAAAATGTACTTTCTTCAGTATTAAGCTCATCAATAGATGCCCACAAAGAATTTCAGGGAGTAGTTCCTGAAATTGCGGCAAGAAAACATTTAGAAGCTATACTATATGTCATAGATAAGGCATTAAAAGATGCAGACACTACTTTAAATGATATAGATTTATTTGCCGTTACTAACAGACCGGGGTTGTTAGGTTCCCTGCTTGTAGGGGTGGCAAGTGCAAAATCATTGGCATTTTCCTTAAATAAACCATTACTAGCCTTGGATCATATAGCAGCACATATTTATTCTCCTCACCTTACAAATGATATAGAGTTTCCTTATATAGCGTTAGTAGTATCCGGAGGACATACTATAATAACAGAAGTTCATGATTACGGTGAATATAAAGTTATAGGCACTACTTTAGATGATGCTGTTGGAGAGGCTTATGATAAAGTTTCAAAATTTTTAAATCTAGGATATCCGGGCGGACCTATAATAGACAGATTAGCTAAAGAAGGAAACAAAGAAGCAATAAAATATCCTATTGTATTATTAAATGGCATAGATGAATTTAATTTTTCATATAGCGGACTTAAAACAGCATGCGTTTACTCTACAAAAAAATATCTTAAAGAAGGATACGAAGCAACTAATGAAAATATAGCGGCAGCTTTTCAAATAAGTGCAATAGAACCTCTATATATTAAGACTTTAAAATATGCTGAAAAAAGCGGTATAAAAAGAGTTACATTATCTGGAGGAGTAGCATGCAATAGTTATTTGAGAGATAGATTTGGAAACTCTAAAGACTTTGAATGTTATCTTCCTGCTTTAAAATATACAACCGATAACGCGGCTATGGTTGCAGGGCTTGCTTACTATATGAAAGATAAACAGGATTTTGCTGATTATAATTTAGATTGCTTCTCAAGAGTTCTGAATAAAAAATATAATAAAAATAAAAGTGCTAAATAA
- a CDS encoding class I SAM-dependent methyltransferase, with the protein MKCSVCYSNNYTEIGIIKNIWDSDKKVYQCNDCKLYYIEPPTEDEMNNLYKNEYHKYWLYHNGNNKIKNKIFEYAKFRIRYSRSLSQFKFVNYLFNDIKNKHNIKVCEIGAFDGLLLKIFKDNGFSVYGYELNDYARNYAENKYSIKLESDFLSSNEKYDIIMLSHVLEHFVSPRDILLKIKSMLNDNGYLYIEVPNSPMREEVDNDILIDCLTTEHTVNFNPYNLKMLLESVKFEIVDIKYSNYNVDKDNISLKADILKGNMTSLKNIVPFSIFGIKTFIFPSLSFVNYDCEKTKWSYGENIRLIAKNVC; encoded by the coding sequence ATGAAATGCAGTGTTTGCTATAGTAATAATTATACTGAAATAGGTATTATAAAAAATATATGGGATAGTGATAAAAAAGTTTATCAGTGTAATGACTGCAAATTATATTATATTGAGCCGCCTACTGAAGATGAAATGAATAATTTATATAAAAATGAATATCATAAATATTGGCTGTACCATAATGGAAATAATAAAATAAAAAATAAAATATTTGAATATGCTAAATTTAGAATTCGTTATTCAAGAAGTTTGTCTCAATTTAAATTTGTAAATTATTTATTTAATGATATTAAAAATAAGCATAATATTAAGGTCTGTGAAATAGGTGCTTTTGACGGACTTTTATTAAAAATATTTAAAGATAATGGTTTTAGTGTCTATGGATATGAACTTAATGATTATGCTAGAAACTATGCTGAAAATAAATATAGTATAAAATTAGAATCAGATTTTTTGAGCAGTAATGAAAAATATGATATTATAATGCTTTCGCATGTTTTAGAGCATTTTGTTAGTCCTAGAGATATATTACTAAAAATAAAATCTATGCTTAATGACAATGGATATCTATATATAGAAGTTCCTAATTCTCCTATGCGGGAAGAAGTTGATAATGATATATTAATTGATTGTTTGACTACGGAACATACTGTTAATTTTAATCCATATAATTTAAAAATGTTATTAGAAAGTGTTAAATTTGAAATAGTAGATATTAAATATAGTAATTATAATGTTGATAAAGATAATATTAGTTTAAAAGCTGATATATTAAAGGGCAATATGACGAGTTTAAAAAATATTGTACCATTTTCTATATTTGGTATAAAGACATTCATCTTTCCAAGTTTATCATTTGTTAATTATGATTGTGAAAAAACTAAATGGAGTTATGGAGAAAATATTAGGCTTATAGCTAAAAATGTTTGTTAA